TGCTGCAGATCGCCGGCCTCGGCTCGGAAGTCGAGATGGCGCTGCATAAATCGCTGGGCGCGTTTCTGGACCGCATCGACAAGGGCGATTCGCCACAGATATTTCGCCTGGTGAGCGAACTCAACACCGCCATCAAGGCCGAAGACCTGGACGGCCTGGCCGACAAAATCCTCAACGGGACGCCGGGTTTTTTCGACAAGCTGCTTGGCATGATGAGCGCCAAAAAGCTCGCCGCCGCGCGCGACGCCATGTTCGAGGATCTGCGCCTGCTGGTGGCCGGCAAGACCCGCAAGCTCGGCAGCGTGCTCGACAAGATGGAAAAAGACATCGAGGTCGAGAAAGCCAAGGCGCTGGACGAGGCGCGCAGCCTTGAGCGCCTGAAGGACAACTACCGCGCGCGCTTTGGCGAATTCGTGCAGGCCACGGCCTTCCTGACCACCTTGCTGGCCAAGGCGCGCCAGGAGCTGGCCGGGGTGCAGACTGCGCAGGCTGGTAGCGGCCAGTCCGGCGCGATGACGCTGCAAGAGGCGCAGGACAAGGTGCAGGCGCTGGAAAGCCGCGCGCTGGCAGTCGAAGGCGTGCTGACCAAGCTGCCCGCCGAGCAACTGGTGATCCGCCAGATCCAGACCGCCACCATCCAGACGGTGCAGGAAGTCACGACGACGACGGCCGGGCGCTTTGCCAGTATCAAGATGACCCTGCTGACGCTGCACGGCGCCATGACGGTGCAGAACCTGCAGCGCACGGCCCAGCAAGGCGCGGACCTTGACAGCAACCTGTCCCGGGTGCGCGAGCGCATGGTCACGGGCGTCGTCACGGCTGCGGCCAACGCCCCCGGCGACAACCGCCTGCAGCAGGCCAGCCAGTTGCGCGAGGTGGTGAAAAACACCCGGGAGCTGCAAGCCCTGGTTGAAAAATCCCGCATCGACAACAAGGCCAAGTTCGACGAAGCCCGGGCTATCCTGGTCCAGGCGCGCGCCGATCTGTCCGAACTGGGCGCCGTGATCCGCCCCGACAAGACCATGAACTTCTGAGCTTTATTTTTCTCTGTTCGTCAACGCGTCAACCTTTGAAAAGCACCCCCATGTCACTGACCCTGAGCCTGAGCAAACCCGGCGACAAAGCCGCCAAGCTGTCCCTGAACCTGAACAAGGACGAGAAATTCACCGCCAAGCTCCTGTGGGACGGCGGCACCGACCTGGACCTGCATGCCTTGCTGTGCGTGGGCGTCGAAGGCGGCCAGGCCGGCATCACGTCGCTGGACCAGATACTGTCCACCTACAACGTGCGCCGCAAGATTGCCGGAAGCGAAGTCGGCGTCATCGACAAAAACGCCGATGGCACTTTCGAGATTTACCAGGGCGCGCTGGTGCACAGCGCCGATGCCATCGACGGCAAGCTCGACGGCGTGGATGAATGGATCCGCGTGGACCCGGCCCGGATTCCTAAAAAATCCGGCGAATTCATCGAGATTCCGCTGATTGCCATGATCCATCCGCAATCGGGAAGCCAGACCTTCGCCAATGTCAGGAATGCGCAGGTCCAGATCGTTAACTCGCGCGGCGACACGCTGCTCGACATCAGCCTGTCGGCGCAATTCGGCCCTTTCATCGGCGTGCAGATGGGTTCGATCATGATCGACTCGAACGGCAAGGCCGAATTCTCGCAAGTCGGCTCGGGCTTCATGGGCGACTTCAACAGCGTCATCGAGCACTTCGGCTGAGCGCTGGCAACTACGCACGCCGCCTGCCTGCCATGACGCGCCCGCCCTTGCCGCACGCCATGGGACATTCGCCGGCCCCGGCGCCTTCAGCGCCTGCGACGCCCGCCAGTCCGGCCATGCCCGCCCCGCGCCAGCCGCGCGTGCTCGGTGAGGTGGTTGCGGCGCCTGCGCCGCCATCGCGCCCCATTGCGGGCGACGCCGCGATGCCGGAGCCGCCCGCTGCGGTAGCGCCCGCGCGCTTGCCCCGGCGTATCGGCTCGGCGCCAGCGCCTGCGGCCCTTGCCTCCAGCCCAGGCGCTGCGCCCGCTGCCGCGGCGCGGCTGCCTTGCGTGGCCGGCACGCCGCTTCCCCGGCCCATGCCTGGCCAGGTGCGCGTCGGGCTGAAGGTCGGCGTGGAGGCGCTGGCGGGCAGCTTCCCTCTGCAGGACCGGCGCGTGCTCGAACTTGCCGCTGGCGTGCTGGGCGGCGTGGTGCTGCAGGGCCTGGACTGGTCGCAGGCCCAGAAGCTGGGGCTGGAGGTGCAAAAGGAATACGGCGCATGGGTGCAGCGCCTGCTCGATGCCATGTCGGCCGACGTGTTGCGCGCCGCGCCGCAGCACCTGTCGCGCCTGCTGAGCCTGCTGCAGGTGTGCGCCGAGGATTTCTCGGCGGCGCCCGGCCTGATGGGCCAGTGGCTGCGCAAGGACAGGCCGCGCCTGCTTGCGCTGCACCGACTGGAAATCGAGCAGTTGCGCGCCACGCTGGCCGCATCCGTTGACGCGCTGGACGCGCCCACGGGACAGGTGATGCAGGTGCGCGGCAAGCTCCCGGAGCTGTTCGAGCACCTGATGGCTGCCAGCCTGGCCTGCGAATGGCTGGCGCACAGCGCGCCGCTGGATGACGAAGTGCGCGCCGTTTTGGCTGACCGCGCGCTGGCCCTGGCCAAAACGGCCGCCCTGGTGCGCCAGCAGCAGGCGCAGTCGATGGCCAGCGCGGAAAGCCTCGGCGCCTTGCGCGACCGCATCCAGGACGCGGTGCTGATTGCCCTGCCGGCCTGGCTGGCCCAGCTGGCCCATCAGCCCGCAGAGCTGAACGACACCCAGCGTTTTGTCGTGCGCGACGCACTGCAACAGATCATCGACCGGCTGAAAAACTGAAAACCCTCAAAGGATTGATCCCTCATGGCATTGACACTGAACCTGCAAAAATCTTCCGGCACCCTGAAGCTGTCGCTGCAAAAAAGCGGCATCCACACCATGCCGGTGCTCGACATGGCGATGGTCCTGGACGTGAGCGGCTCGTTCGAGGACGAGCACCTCGACGGCACCACGACCGACCTGCTGACGCGGCTGGCCCCGTGGGGCCTGACGTTCGACCCGGACAAGAAGATCGACATCCTGACCTTCAGCAACGGGGCGGCGTCGGCGCATCTGGTCGGCGCGCTGAACGAAGACAATTACCAGGGCTACGTCAGGAACCACATCGTCAACAAGGTGCCCGGCTGGAACGGCGCGACGGACTACAGCTACGTGCTGGAGCGCACGCTCAAGGAGTTTGGCTGGATCAAGGGCGAGGCGAAAAAAGCCGGTTTCCTTGGCCGCATGCTCGGCCAGAAGGACGAGGCGGCCAAGGCCAAAAAACGCTCACTGGTGATCTTCATCACCGACGGCGACAACAACGACAAGGAGCGCACGCGCCAGGTGCTGCGCGAATCCGAAGCGCGCAGGGACGAGGTGTATTTTCTCTTTCTCGGCGTCTCCAACGGCGGCGGGCGCTTCAGCTTTCTGGAGTCCATCGGCGACGCGTTCGGCAACACCGGCTTCCGGGAAATCGCCAACGTGCGCCAGTTCATCACCAAGTCCGACGAGGACATCAACGCCTTCCTGCTGGATGACGAGCTGATCGGCTGGCTCAAGTCCTGATACCTGCGCGCCGAGGCCCAGCCGCCGGTTCAGGCGAAGTGGTCGAAAGAGGTGTAGCTGTTTGACACGGCCTGGCCGCTGCCATCGACCAGCCGCAGGCCGGGTTCGGCGTCGATGCAGCCGATGCGCGTGACGGGCGTGCCAGCCTGGCGCTCTGCGGCCAGCACGGCTTCGCGGGCCGAAACCGGGGCGGTAAAGGCCAGTTCGTAGTCGTCGCCGCCGGCCAGCACGTAGTCGAGCTGGTTTTTCAAGGAAATAAGGCCTTTTGCGCATGCTGGATGGTCTCTAGCAGCTATTAATTCAATAGCAATCGAAGTGTCCAGCGTCGCGCCGACGCCAGACGCCTTCAGGATGTGCCGCAGGTCGCCCAGCAGGCCGTCGCTGATGTCGAGCGCCGCCGAGGCCACGCCGCGCAGCGCCTGGCCCAGCGCGACGCGCGGCGTGGGCCGCTCCAGCCGCCCCCTGGCTTGCGCCAGCAGGTCGGCGGGCAGGTTAATGCTGCCGCGCATCGCTTCGAGCGCCAGCCGCGCATCGCCCAGCGTGCCGCTGACATAGATGTCGTCGCCCGCTCTGGCACCCGAGCGCAGCAGCGCCTGGCTCTTGCCGTTGACCACCGGCACTTCGCCGAACACGGTGATGCAGATATTGAGCGGCCCCTGCGTGGTGTCGCCGCCGACGAGTTCGCAGCCGTGGGCGTCGGCCAGTGCGAGCAATCCGCGCGAAAAGGCTTCCAGCCAGGGCTCGTCAATCCGGGGCAGGGCCAGCGCCAGTGTGAAGGCCAGCGGCGTCGCGCCGCAGGCGGCCAGGTCGCTCAGGTTGACGGCCAGCGCCTTGTGGCCCAGGCTGAACGGATCAACGTCGGCGAAAAAATGCCGGCCCTCGACCAGCATGTCGCTGGAAATGGCCAGTTGCGTTCCCGGCGTTGGCTGCAGCAGCGCGCAGTCGTCGCCCACGCCGAGTACGGCGCGTGCTGCGGGGCGCGTGAAATAGCGCGCGATCAAGTCAAATTCACCCATGGCGGCAAGCATACCGCCAGTGCCAGTGCCGCTGGGGTTTGGTGAAATCCTGTGCTTGATTTGTGGCTGGGTTGGCTTTGCGTGGTTGGGCTGGCCGGGGGTTGCCCGGCAGCAAGTAACTTTCTTTTGCTTCGCCAAAAGAAAGTCACCAAAGAAAAGGCGACCCGCAGTCCGAGTCCCTGCGCTGCGCTTCGGGCAACCTGCGCTACGCCACAAAAGCGGGGGTCCGCGCAAACTCGCTACGCTCAAACAGCGCGCGGCCCTAATCCCGCTTTTGCGGCGTAGCACAGGCTCGGCCAGGACGGGTTGGGGTCGGAAGCGGATTCGGATTCGGATTCGGGGAGCAGAACGCGCTTGCGCGTTCTGCGTATTCGGCTGTTGGCTGCTGGTATTGGTTTTTTCCCCGAGCCCCCCCTTCTGTCAGCGCTGAGGAACGGAGCTTCAGGCGGATCAGGGCCGCGCGCTGTTTGAGCGCAGCGAGTTTGCGCGGACCCCGCCTGAAGCGAGTACCGCAGGGTGCCCGAAGCGAAGCGTAGGGTCGCGGACAGCAGGGTCGCCTTTCTTTTGCTTACTTTTCTTTGGCGAAGCAAAGAAAAGTGAGTCGCCGCCGGGCGATTCCCGGCCAGCCCAACCGAGAAAAGCCAACCCAGCCACCAAGCAACCGTCCAGGAAAAAGCAACAACCCACGCAAGACCAGAACCCCTGAGCAGTTACGAAAATCCACCCGGCTCATGGTCCACGCCGCCCCGGAAGCGGTCCGCCGCCTGGCGGATGACTTCGGCCAGCAGGCGCTCCTCGCCCTGGCGCTCGCGCAGCCAGCGGGCGTCGTTGTCGTTGCGCTCGACGCTGGTGCGCAGCAGGTGGATGGAGGCGCTGGCGTCCAGGCGGTGGGCATGGCGCTCGATCTGCGCCATGGTCATCAGGATGTGTTCGCGCAGCGGCATGTGGCCGCCGGTGGCCGGATCGACATACACCGCGTCCAGGCCAAAACGGCAGGCCTGGAAGCGGTTGTAGGTATAGACCAGGTAGTCGTCCTCGGTCGGCATGAAGGGCTGGTCGTTCATGAACCATGAACCCAGCGACTGCACGTAGCCGGCCAGCGCGGTGGCGCGCTCGATGGTCAGCGGCGTGTCGAAGACGCGGATTTCAATCGTGCCGAACTCCGGCTTGGGCCGGATGTCCCAGTAGAAATCCTTCATGCTCTTGACCACGCCGGTGTGCGCCATCTTGTTGAAGTACACCGTGAACTCGTCCCAGGTCAGCGCAAACGGCGCGCGGCCCGACAGCGGAAAGGCAAACACCGAGTTCAGCCGCGCCGAGTCGAACGCCGTGTCCTGCCCCTGCACATAGGGGCTGGACGCAGACAGTGCGATGAAATGCGGAATGTAGCGCGACATGCGGTGCAGCGTCAGCAGCGCGGTGTCGGCGTCGGGGCAGCCGATGTGCACATGCTGGCCGAAGATCGTGAACTGCTTGGACAGGTAGCCGTACAGCTCGGACAACTCGCGAAAGCGCGGCTTGTCGTAGATGCGGCGCTCGTGCCATTGCTGGAACGGATGGGTGCCGCCGCCAACCACCGCGATGTTGAGCTTGTCGGCGCTTTTGACCAGCGCATCGCGGATCTGCGTCAGCTGGCCCAGCACTTCGGCGGACGAGTGGCATATGCCGGTGGACACCTCGATCATGCTCGATGTCATCTCGGGCACCACCGCGCCGGGCAGCGCAATCTTGCTCATCAGCCGCAGCATGTCCTCGGCGTAGGGCGCCAGGTCGTAGTCGTGGGTGTTGACGAGCTGCATTTCAAGCTCGACGCCCAGGGACAGGGCGCTTGACTTCTGGAAGGGTTCAAGACTCATGGACAGGTCCGGTTGAAGCGCCGCGCACGACGGGAGACCAGGGCCGGGAGCATTCGCCGGCGCGGTAAAGGGCGACCGTGGCCAGCACGGCACCCAGCATTTCCATCAGCAGGATGGCGGGCAGGGCGATGACGGCCACCTGGCCGCCGATGGACGACGAAGCGGCCACGTACTGCGACACCAGCAGCAAGGCCACCGACGACATCGGCGACATGGCGCAGCCGACCCACAGGCCTTGACGCCAGCTGGTGCCGCTGCCGGCATTGCCCAGCGACACGCCAGCCACCTTGGCGATCATTCGTACCACCACCAGGCCCATGACCAGGCTGGCCACGGGCCGGCTCCAGTCGGCCTGCGCGGCGACCACCGACACCAGCACGAACATCAGCATGGTGAGCATGGACGAGGCCGTGCCCATCTGCCGGGGCCAGGACCAGGGGCGCGGGTTGAGCTGCTTGAGCAGCATGCCGCCCAGCAGCGCCGCCAGCGGCGCCGAGCCGCCGAAGTTGGATGCCAGCGCCGCTCCTGCGGCAATCAGCGAGAGCAGCAGGATGGCGGTGTTCTCGCTGGTCGGGCTCATCACCCGCAGCGCCGTGCGCAGCACCAGCGCCAGCACGGCGGCCACGACCACCGACAGGCCCAGCACCACCAGCACCGGAAGCAGCGTATCCGACAGGCCGGCTTCGCCGCGCGGCAGCATGCCGGCTCTGGCGCTGCACAGCGTCAGCGCATACAGCGTGCTCAGGGTGGACAGCACCAGCGCGCGCTCGGTGACCGGGCCGGCGGCGCGCGTGTCAATCGCCACCCGCGACAGCACCGCCGGCGACGCGGCCATGGCGACCAGCGCCAGCGACTCGGCCACCACGCCGTGCACGCCCATCAGGTCGAGCAGCCAGTACACCCCGAAATAGGTCAGCGTCGATTCCGCCAGGCTTTGCACCAGCACCATCGGGTTGTGCCGGAACCAGCGCAGCGGAATGCGCCCGCCGGCCTCGAACAGCACCACCGCCACGCCCAGTTCAAGCAAAAAGAGGCCGGTTCCCTGCAGCGGCCAGGCCGCGCCGGTGAAGCCGGCCAGGCCGGCAAAGGTGCCGACGGCCGAATAGCCAATCACCTTGGGCAGGCCGGTATAGCGGTTGACCAGGTGGCCGGCGGCGGCGGCAAGCGCGAGCAGGATGGACCATTGCACGGTCGGCAGTCCGGCCGATGGCTTGATCCATTCGGCCCAGATGGCCATGATTTCGTTCATGTGAGGATGTCTCCACGCTAGGGGTTGGGGGCTGCGCTGCCAGGCCCGCAGGCAAGGCATGAAGCCCGGCAGGAGGCCCGGCCTTGAACAGGCCGCAGGCCGGCCAACAGGCCGGTGCTTGCCAGGGGGAAACAATGATGTTTCGTGAATTTACAGGACTTGGCCGAATCTTTTTGTAGGACAAGGACGAAAGCGTTTATCTTAACGGGGGATGAAAAAGTGCAGCGGATGGCTGCGCCAGCGCGCCAGAATAGCCGCCCGGATGCGGGCGCGGTCCCGCTTGCTGACGTTGTGCGCCTGCAGCGCCAGCCGGAAGGCAAAGTAAAAACTCACGCCCAGATTGAGCGCGCCGATCAGCGGAATCGAGGCCACGCTCCACCAGAACGCTGCCTGCCGCAAAGCCTCCAGCCCCAGCGACGCCCCGGCGGCCGCCAGTTGCCCGGTCGAGAGCGTGACATGGCGCAATTCCAGCTCAAGGCCAAAAAATCCGGTGAATGCCGGGATCAGGCCGAGCATGAAACCGAGCGAGATATTCGAGGCAAAACCCGAGATGTGTTCGCGCGTGAACGCCGACCAGCGGGCCGCGCGTTCGTTGCCCAGCACGGCGGTAAAGCGCGGGTTGTGCCGCATGGCCGAGCCCAGGTGGTGCAGCACGAACCAGTTCTCGACCCAGCCGGCAATCATGCTGGAGGCAAACAGCACCACGCCGGTAAAGGCCGCCCACAGCAGCGTCGGGCCGAGCAGCGTGAGCGATTCCAGCACATGCCGGGCGCTGTCATGGCTGATCATCGGCCGGCCCAGCAGCAGCTCGATCACGGCGTTGACCAGCAGCACGGCCGGCACAACCATGAAGACATTGCCAAACACCGCCGCCACCTGGGAGCGCACCAGGTGCGTGACTTCATCGACGAAGTCCTCCAGCGTGGTGACGGATTCGTCGGAGTCGATGTTCTTGAGCTTGGCGGCCATGGCCGGCGCCGTCATGGCCGGCTGCTTGGTGGCCAGCGTGAAATGCAACAGCTGTATCAAAATGAACGAGCCGGCGTAGGCCACGCTGGCCCAGAAGCCGCTCCAGAACGCCGACAGGCCGATGCCCGCGACCATGAACTTGAGCAGCGTCGTCAGCGCGGTGACGGCGCCGCCGCCCATCGCCTTGCCCAGCATTTCCTTGTACTCGGCACGGTTGCGGGTGATGTAGTGCTCGCCGGTCTCGGCGCTGCGCTCGGCCATCTTGGCCGACAGCAGGGTCGAATTGGTGCTGATCAGCGCGCCTATGCTCTTGCTTTCCTGCGCGGTGGCGACGCGCCGCGCCAGCAGCTTGAGCGCGGCCATGGCCGGTTTGGGCGACAGCAGGGCTTCGAGCAGTTCGCGGTCGCGCAGCATGCGGGCGCGCAGCTGGCGCAGCCGGAACACCATGCCGACGGAAATGCCGTTTTCCTCCAGGTGGGCATAAATGCTGTTGACCGCCTGGCGGCAGGCATCGAGCCGCTCGCGGTACTGCCTGACGGCCGCCTGCAGCGCCGCAGCGTCGCGCTGGGGCTGGAAAAAGACCGTGCGCAGCTCCTGCACATCGGCGGGCAGGGCATGAAAGGAGCGCGCATGCGGGCTGGCCCGGTTCATGCGCAGCCGAAGCTCGGGTGCAAAACCGGTGGCGCGGATTTGCGCCGTGCAGTAGGTGATGGCGTCCATCAGGCTGTAGTGCCAGCGCCGGGTGTCGCGCGCCGGGTTGGCCGACAGCAGCACCGTGAGCTGCGCCATCTGGGGTTCTTCCAGCGCACTGATCCACTGGGCATCGAAACGCGTCGGCACCACCAGCGGGAACAGTTCCGAGGCGTCGCGGGTTTCAGGCGTGCCCGGCAGCAGCTTGC
This DNA window, taken from Polaromonas hydrogenivorans, encodes the following:
- a CDS encoding TerD family protein: MSLTLSLSKPGDKAAKLSLNLNKDEKFTAKLLWDGGTDLDLHALLCVGVEGGQAGITSLDQILSTYNVRRKIAGSEVGVIDKNADGTFEIYQGALVHSADAIDGKLDGVDEWIRVDPARIPKKSGEFIEIPLIAMIHPQSGSQTFANVRNAQVQIVNSRGDTLLDISLSAQFGPFIGVQMGSIMIDSNGKAEFSQVGSGFMGDFNSVIEHFG
- a CDS encoding VWA domain-containing protein, with translation MALTLNLQKSSGTLKLSLQKSGIHTMPVLDMAMVLDVSGSFEDEHLDGTTTDLLTRLAPWGLTFDPDKKIDILTFSNGAASAHLVGALNEDNYQGYVRNHIVNKVPGWNGATDYSYVLERTLKEFGWIKGEAKKAGFLGRMLGQKDEAAKAKKRSLVIFITDGDNNDKERTRQVLRESEARRDEVYFLFLGVSNGGGRFSFLESIGDAFGNTGFREIANVRQFITKSDEDINAFLLDDELIGWLKS
- the thiL gene encoding thiamine-phosphate kinase, yielding MGEFDLIARYFTRPAARAVLGVGDDCALLQPTPGTQLAISSDMLVEGRHFFADVDPFSLGHKALAVNLSDLAACGATPLAFTLALALPRIDEPWLEAFSRGLLALADAHGCELVGGDTTQGPLNICITVFGEVPVVNGKSQALLRSGARAGDDIYVSGTLGDARLALEAMRGSINLPADLLAQARGRLERPTPRVALGQALRGVASAALDISDGLLGDLRHILKASGVGATLDTSIAIELIAARDHPACAKGLISLKNQLDYVLAGGDDYELAFTAPVSAREAVLAAERQAGTPVTRIGCIDAEPGLRLVDGSGQAVSNSYTSFDHFA
- a CDS encoding YbdK family carboxylate-amine ligase, producing MSLEPFQKSSALSLGVELEMQLVNTHDYDLAPYAEDMLRLMSKIALPGAVVPEMTSSMIEVSTGICHSSAEVLGQLTQIRDALVKSADKLNIAVVGGGTHPFQQWHERRIYDKPRFRELSELYGYLSKQFTIFGQHVHIGCPDADTALLTLHRMSRYIPHFIALSASSPYVQGQDTAFDSARLNSVFAFPLSGRAPFALTWDEFTVYFNKMAHTGVVKSMKDFYWDIRPKPEFGTIEIRVFDTPLTIERATALAGYVQSLGSWFMNDQPFMPTEDDYLVYTYNRFQACRFGLDAVYVDPATGGHMPLREHILMTMAQIERHAHRLDASASIHLLRTSVERNDNDARWLRERQGEERLLAEVIRQAADRFRGGVDHEPGGFS
- a CDS encoding cation:proton antiporter, producing MNEIMAIWAEWIKPSAGLPTVQWSILLALAAAAGHLVNRYTGLPKVIGYSAVGTFAGLAGFTGAAWPLQGTGLFLLELGVAVVLFEAGGRIPLRWFRHNPMVLVQSLAESTLTYFGVYWLLDLMGVHGVVAESLALVAMAASPAVLSRVAIDTRAAGPVTERALVLSTLSTLYALTLCSARAGMLPRGEAGLSDTLLPVLVVLGLSVVVAAVLALVLRTALRVMSPTSENTAILLLSLIAAGAALASNFGGSAPLAALLGGMLLKQLNPRPWSWPRQMGTASSMLTMLMFVLVSVVAAQADWSRPVASLVMGLVVVRMIAKVAGVSLGNAGSGTSWRQGLWVGCAMSPMSSVALLLVSQYVAASSSIGGQVAVIALPAILLMEMLGAVLATVALYRAGECSRPWSPVVRGASTGPVHES
- a CDS encoding site-specific recombinase, with amino-acid sequence MKDLTQLLRALDPAAELADRHVWLIKLFEWIRGDKASVQAAVARVQAFIEAVQKQPELQARLQAWWETLIQTVDITPLLADFGFAPRTAFVSELAERLRRKLLPGTPETRDASELFPLVVPTRFDAQWISALEEPQMAQLTVLLSANPARDTRRWHYSLMDAITYCTAQIRATGFAPELRLRMNRASPHARSFHALPADVQELRTVFFQPQRDAAALQAAVRQYRERLDACRQAVNSIYAHLEENGISVGMVFRLRQLRARMLRDRELLEALLSPKPAMAALKLLARRVATAQESKSIGALISTNSTLLSAKMAERSAETGEHYITRNRAEYKEMLGKAMGGGAVTALTTLLKFMVAGIGLSAFWSGFWASVAYAGSFILIQLLHFTLATKQPAMTAPAMAAKLKNIDSDESVTTLEDFVDEVTHLVRSQVAAVFGNVFMVVPAVLLVNAVIELLLGRPMISHDSARHVLESLTLLGPTLLWAAFTGVVLFASSMIAGWVENWFVLHHLGSAMRHNPRFTAVLGNERAARWSAFTREHISGFASNISLGFMLGLIPAFTGFFGLELELRHVTLSTGQLAAAGASLGLEALRQAAFWWSVASIPLIGALNLGVSFYFAFRLALQAHNVSKRDRARIRAAILARWRSHPLHFFIPR